The DNA region TGTGAGACCAACTTGTTCAGAGAACGCACATATTCATCGATGCGCACCGCATAGGAATCATCATCGAGCATGAGCTTGTCGTTCCAGGCGTTGGCCAGCCGTTTGCTGACGATGTCCTCACCCGGCGGATCGACGTGCAAGTCATGGAATGCGTCCCGGGTGGCGAGTCTGAACGTTTCCACCTGGGTATGAATGATCTTGGCTGCGGCTAGGACGTTGTCGTGGTTGACCACGAACTTTCCGCCGGTTGGGCCGTTGCCCATGATCTTGGCGGCCATGTCGAGGGCGGCGCCCGCGACGGCGTTGAGCGAAGCGCCGATGTCCATCTCACGCACCCCCGTACGCATCGTGATGATGTCGTCTCGTTTAGCAGGCTACCAACGGCGTGGTGAGGCCTACCTGAACTTTGACGGAGAAAACCGCGCTTCGGTTCCCTATCCGGCGACGGGGACGCCGATTTCTCCGCGCTGGGCGCGCAGGGCGATGTCGGTGCGGTGGTGGGAGCCAGCGAGGTGGACGGCGTCGACCTTGCGGTACGCGTCCGCGCGGGCGGCTTCCAGGGTGGGGCCGGTGCCGACCACGGCCAGGACTCGGCCGCCCGCGGAGACCAGGGCGCCGTCGTCGCGGCGGCGGGTGCCCGCGTGCAGGACACCCTCGACCTCGGCGCCGGTGATGGGGTCGCCGGTTCGGGGGCGGCCGGGGTAGCCGTCGGCGGCGATGACGACGGTGACCGAGGAGCCCTCTGCCCAGTCCAGGGGCGGGTGGGCGGCCAGTTCGCCTCGGGCCGACGCGCGCAGCAACAGCGACAGCGGGCTGCGGAGCAGGGCGATGACGGACTGGGTCTCCGGGTCGCCGAAGCGGCAGTTGAACTCGATGACCTCGGGGCCATTGCTGGTTATGGCGAGCCCGGCGTAGAGCAGGCCCGAGAACGGGCAGCCGCGGGCGGCCATCTCGTCGACGACCGGCTGGATGACCCGGGCCACGACGTCGTCGACCATGCCGTCGGGGGTCCAGGGCAGCGGCGCATAGGCGCCCATGCCGCCGGTGTTGGGCCCGGCGTCGTTGTCGCCAACGCGCTTAAAGTCCTGGGCGGGAAGCAGGGGGACGACGGTTCCCGCGGCGTCGACCACGCAGAACAGGGAGACCTCGGGGCCGTCGAGGAACGACTCGAGCAGGACCGGGTGGCCGCCGTCGAGCAGGGTCATCGCGTGGGCGCGGGCGGCGGCGAGGTCGGTGGTGACCACGACGCCCTTGCCCGCGGCGAGGCCGTCGTCCTTGACCACCCAGGTCGGGCCGAAGCGGGCGAGCGCGGCGTCGAGGCGGGCCGGGTTGTCCACGATCTCGCTGTGCGCGGTCGGGACACCGGCGGTGGTCATGATGTCCTTGGCGAACGCCTTGGAACCCTCGATGCGCGCGGCGGCGGCGCTCGGGCCGAAGGCGTCGATCCCGGCGGCGCGCACGGCGTCGGCCACGCCCGCGACCAGCGGACCCTCTGGGCCGATGACGACGAGGTCGGCCTGCCAGCGCTTGGCCAGCTCGGTCACCGCGGCGGGGTCGGCCGGGTCGACGCCGTAGCTCTCCGACAGCGCGGCGGTTCCCGCGTTGCCGGGAGCGCACGCCAACGCGGTCACCTCGGCGTCCTTGGACATCGCAAGGACCAGGGCATGCTCGCGGGCGCCAGACCCGACAACCAGGACACGCACGAGCGGTGAGCCTAGATGCTCGACCGGGCGACACGGTAATCGGCCGCCCAGTCCGGACACGTCCCACCGGGGCCAGGAATGTTCAACAATCCTACAGTTCAACAAGGGAACAATAGGATTGTTGAACAAGAGGATTGTGGAATTGTTGAACCGGCGAAGTTTCCCGGCGTTCATCCACAGGTGGGCCGCGTTTCGCCCGCGTGTGGCCCCGATGTCGCGGTGCGGGACGAAGGTGGCCAGGCCATCACATCGCAGGAGGTCAACCATGCTCCGATCGGTCCGGTTAGCCGGTGTCGCCGTGTCGGCCATCGCCCTGCTCGGCGTCGCCACGCTGAGCACCGCCAGCGCGTCCCCTGAGCACAACGACGACCGGCGCGACTCGGCGCTGCCCCTGGTGCTCGGCCACCGCGGCGCGTCGGGCTACCGACCGGAGCACACCCTGGCCGCCTATGAGCTGGCCGCCCGCATGGGCGCCGACTACATCGAGCCCGACCTGGTGCCCACCAAGGACGGCGTGCTCGTGGCCCGGCACGAGCCGGAGATCGGCGGCACCACCGACGTCGCCAACCACCCCGAGTTCGCCGACCGCAAGGCGACCAAGAACCTCGACGGCGTTCAGGTCACCGGCTGGTGGACCGAGGACTTCACCCTCGCCGAGCTGAAGACCCTGCGCGCCGTCGAGCGCATCCCGGCGCTGCGCCCGCGCAACACCGTGTTCAACGGCCGCTACGAGGTGCCCACGCTGCAGGAGGTCATCGACCTCAGCAAGCGCCTGTCCCGCGAGCTGCGCCGCGACATCGGCATCTACCCCGAGACCAAGCACCCCACCTACTTCCGCAAGCTCGGCCTGGAGCTCGAGCCGAAGCTGGTGTGGACGCTGACCCGCAACGGCCTCAACCACCCGCGCGCCAAGGTGTTCGTGCAGTCGTTCGAGGTGTCCAACCTCAAGGCGCTCAAGGGCAAGCTGCGGGTCCCGCTGATCCAGCTGACCTCGGCCAACGGCGCTCCGTACGACTTCGTCGACTCGGGCGACCCCCGCAAGTACGCCGACCTCATCACCCCGGCGGGCCTGCGCGAGGTCGCGACCTACGCCTCCGGCATCGGCCCGGCCAAGGACCAGGTCATCCCGCGCGACGCCGCGGGCAACCTGACCGCCCCGACCGCGTTGGTCGGCAACGCGCACGCCGCGGGCCTCAAGGTCCACCCGTACACGTTCCGGGTGGAGAACAACTTCCTGCCGACCAACCTGCGCTCGTCGGCCAACCCGGCTGACGCGGGCAACCTGTTCGGCGAGCTGTCCGCGTTCTGGGCGGCGGGTGTGGACGGCCTGTTCACCGACAACAGCGACATCGCCGTCGAGTCGCGCACCGAGCACTTCGCCCACTGACGCTCACCCCTTGGGTCTGGCTCATGGCTCACTGCCATCCAGACCCAAGGGGACCGTGACGGCGGCCGACCACGGTGACCGCCCGTCGAGACGGAACCCGCGATCGTGACGAACCTAGAATTCCGGGGAGGCGGGACAGTCATCGGCGTCGGCGGTGACCTCGGCGGGCAACGCGGCCACGTGTTCACGGCTCATCGCGCGCTCCTTCGCTCTCACCGGTCATCTTGGCGCAGTGTGCTCGTGGCGGGCTAGCTCGCCGTCACCACCATCGCGCGGCGGGCCGGGTAGCCCGCGTCCCTGCTGCTGGTGGCGGTGGGGCTGGCGGTGTCGTTCACCCCGGCATCCCCGAGTTCCGGCTCGTTCGCCCTGATCGGGTTG from Alloactinosynnema sp. L-07 includes:
- the purD gene encoding phosphoribosylamine--glycine ligase, with the translated sequence MRVLVVGSGAREHALVLAMSKDAEVTALACAPGNAGTAALSESYGVDPADPAAVTELAKRWQADLVVIGPEGPLVAGVADAVRAAGIDAFGPSAAAARIEGSKAFAKDIMTTAGVPTAHSEIVDNPARLDAALARFGPTWVVKDDGLAAGKGVVVTTDLAAARAHAMTLLDGGHPVLLESFLDGPEVSLFCVVDAAGTVVPLLPAQDFKRVGDNDAGPNTGGMGAYAPLPWTPDGMVDDVVARVIQPVVDEMAARGCPFSGLLYAGLAITSNGPEVIEFNCRFGDPETQSVIALLRSPLSLLLRASARGELAAHPPLDWAEGSSVTVVIAADGYPGRPRTGDPITGAEVEGVLHAGTRRRDDGALVSAGGRVLAVVGTGPTLEAARADAYRKVDAVHLAGSHHRTDIALRAQRGEIGVPVAG
- a CDS encoding glycerophosphodiester phosphodiesterase — translated: MLRSVRLAGVAVSAIALLGVATLSTASASPEHNDDRRDSALPLVLGHRGASGYRPEHTLAAYELAARMGADYIEPDLVPTKDGVLVARHEPEIGGTTDVANHPEFADRKATKNLDGVQVTGWWTEDFTLAELKTLRAVERIPALRPRNTVFNGRYEVPTLQEVIDLSKRLSRELRRDIGIYPETKHPTYFRKLGLELEPKLVWTLTRNGLNHPRAKVFVQSFEVSNLKALKGKLRVPLIQLTSANGAPYDFVDSGDPRKYADLITPAGLREVATYASGIGPAKDQVIPRDAAGNLTAPTALVGNAHAAGLKVHPYTFRVENNFLPTNLRSSANPADAGNLFGELSAFWAAGVDGLFTDNSDIAVESRTEHFAH